The Mesomycoplasma ovipneumoniae ATCC 29419 genome segment TTAATATTTTCTTCTTTTCATAATCTATAATTTTATCATTATCACCAGCATAAATTTTTTCATCAATATCCCTAAAGGTGATTGTTTTATTTTTAGGGTAGACTATAACATTAAAAAAAGGCGAATCATCAAAAACTACAGTGGGTTGAACTAATTCTCCTTCTTTAACAAAATCTGGTACAAATCTTGTTGCTATAATGTTTGAAGAACCATTTTTTTCAAAATAATAGTAGGTAACACGAGTTGGTCTTGAATATCTGACACGTTCGCGTATTATAATATTATTTTTTTCTAAGACTTTTTCAAGAAGTTCTCCTTTTAGAAATTTGTCTTCAAATTCTGACTTGAGTTCAGAAGTATTCATTTTGGCAAAATTAGGATTATTTTTTATAATTTCTTCAGTTCTATCAACAATATTTTTTTGAAATTGTTCGAGGTTTTCAATTGTTATTCTACTTTGTTCGCCAAGGAATAAAAATTTGTCTCGCTGCTTTTCGGGTTGATTATAAAACAGATTTAAGGCTGAAAAAGTTCCGTTTTTTGCATTAAATTCTTCATAATGCTTTGCTAGTAAATTTAAAAAATAGTGAGAATTATAATTTTTTGGATTGTTAATTCCGTCATCTTTGTTAAAAATTTCTTTATTAATAAAATGAATTAAATTTCCGCAGGAAGTTAAAAAAAATGCCGGAATTAAAAGGGTTGTTCCCAAAAATTTAGTGAGAATTAGTTTATTTTTCATTATTAACCAAATAAGAAAGCGCTAATTTATCTTCAACAGAATTATCAAAAGTTACAGATTTAAATTTTTTGGCATAAAGCCCCCAATTAAAATTATTTATAAAAATTATAACATGTTTTATGTTTTTAATTTAATTATATTCATTTTATTATCACTTTAATTTTTTTATTGAAAACCCGACTTCTACTTTTAAATAAATATTTTATCATTATACTTTATTAACAAATTATTACTAATAATCATGACCCTTATTTATTAATAATTTTTAATATTCTAAAAAATTTTAAAATTCCACAATAAATTATTGACCTTTTGCCATAAAAAAGAAAACAAAATTAAACCAGACCCTTAAAAGTTACTTTTCATATAAAAGCCCAAGTTTTATATTAGGTAAATTATTTATCCAAATCCTTTAAAATGAACATGAGAGAAAAAATTAGCAAAAGTGGTGCAGTCAAAGTCATAGAAAAAAACTATTTGTCTGATTTTTTCTACTAATTTAAACTTATGTGTGTTTTATTGCTATTTTTTTGTCTTTTTCTTCATACTTATCTAAATAATTGTTTTTTAAATCCTCAATTAGTTCAAGTCGGCTAAGGTTTTTATCAAAAACAATATTCTTATCCTTAGGAAAAGCCAGAATTTGGAAAGCCACTTTATCAAAACTAGATTCAGGACTTCTAACAAAATTTAGTGTTAAATCCGTTTCAAAAATTGTTGTCAAAAAAATATTATTATCTTCTGTTTTTCTAAGAAGTAATTTTTCTCATTCCACCCTTTTTGGATAATTATTAGGATCCGGTATACTATGGGGAACCCATCTTCAAAATGATTCATAACCAATTCGTTCCCAAGTTTCGTAAATAAAAATATTATTATTTTTTAGAAATTCATCAAGTTTCTTGCCGTCAAGAAATTTTTGTTCAAAATCAGAAATTAAATCATTTTGGTCAAGTTTTAATTTAGGATCCAATTTTGAAATTCGGTCAATAATTGTTGTTTTAAATTCGTCAATATTTTTAATAATTGCGTGTTTTTTGGGTAAAAAACTGTTAGATCAAGGATTAATTTTATCTGTAATTAAATCAAGAATTTTTGGCTTTAAGGTTTTAATATTATTAATTTCTTGGCTAAAATCGATAATAATAGACATAAAAGAGGGGGAAGAAGTGCTAATCTCGTTTTTTGACAAATTGTACTTTTTTGCGAGTTTATTATGAATTTTTCTAGCTTCTGTTTCAATTAATATTTTCTCCTTTTCATAATCTATAATTTTATCATTATCACCAGCATAAATTTTTTCATCAATGTCCCTAAAGATGATTGTTTTATTTTTAGGGTAGACTATAACATTAAAAAAAGGCGAATCATCAAAAACTACAGCGGGTTCAATTAATTTCGAATCTATAACAAAATCTGGTACAAATCTTGTGGCTGTAATGTTTGAAGAACCATTTTCTTCAAAATAATAGTAGGTAACACGAGTTGGTCTTGAATATCTGACACGTTCGCGTATTATAATATTATTTTTTTCTAAGACTTTTTCAAGAAGTTCTCCTTTTAGAAATTTGTCCTCAAATTCTGACTTGAGTTCAGAAGTATTCATTTTGGTAAAATTAGGATTATTTTTTATAATTTCTTCAGTTCTATCAACAATATTTTTTTGAAATTGTTCGAGGTTTTCAATTGTTATTCTACTTTGTTCGCCAAGGAATAAAAATTTGTCTCGCTGCTTTTCGGGTTGATTATAAAACAGATTTAAGGCTGAAAAAGTTCCGTTTTTTGCATTAAATTCTTCATAATGCTTTGCTAGTAAATTTAAAAAATAGTGAGAATTGTAATTTTGGGGATTGTTAATTCCGTCATCTTTGTTAAAAATTTGTTTATTAATAAAATGAATTAAATTTCCGCAGGAAGTTAAAAAAAATGCCGGAATTAAAAGAGTTGTTCCCAAAAATTTACTAAGAATTAGTTTATTTTTCATTATTAACCAAATAAGAAAGTGCTAATTTATCTTCAACAGAATTATCGAAAATTACAGATTTAAATTTTTTGACATAAAGCCGGTAGTAGCCTGATTTTTTTGCTTTGAAATTGATTAATTCATCATTGCTTTTAGAGCTTGTTGACCAAGAAACATCAACTCAATTATTATTTGAATCAAGTTTTTGCAAATACAAATCATAATCTGAAACAAAATTGCCATTTTGATTTTTTTTAGTAGTTTCTAGCTTTAAACGTTCAGAATTAATATGTGTTTCAGACCATTTGTCAAAGTCATTTTTATGTTGGTTCATCTTAGATTTTGCATCTAAAATAGCAGCGGCGCCTGCAACTGGTAAACCAACCGGAGTAAAAGGTGTTAAAAATCATCATCAACTTACGTAGCTGCTCTCGTTAGGCGCAGCTACTTTATTCTTTAAAAGACCAGCATTAAACATTCAAGACAAAGAAGCCTTAATTTTGTCGTTTGAATTTACTCAGAATGGTTTGCTAGTAAAAATTGTTTCCTGGTCTGATTTTTTTTGGTCACTAATAAAGTAGGTATTTTCACTAGCTTTTAACATATTTTTAAAATCGGGAGTGCCTGAGCCATATTTTTCAAAATAACCACTTCGCTTTATAGTTAAATCGCTATAATCTGGGGAAATTGCCGAAGCAGATAAAATCGCTTTTAATGCTATTAGTCTATTGTCATCATTATCTAAATTTGGTTTTTCTCTTAGGAATGTTGATATTAAACCAGTGACAATAGGGGCAGCAAAACTAGTTCCTCTAACAAAACGATCCTTAAAATTAGTAACAGGATTATAAATCCGTCCGGGAGCGACGACTAAAGGTTTAGCCAATTCATAATATTCTTGGCCAGTTTTATAATTTGAATAGTCAGCAATTTTGTTTTTCGCAATTTTTCAAGGCTCAGAATTATCATCGAGTGCGCCAACAACTATAGAATTTAAAGATAAACTTTTCTTATCTATTCAAGGGTGGTCTTCATATTTCTCATCAGAATATTCCCTTGCACCGTTACCAGCTGCAAAAACGTTAATAACACCATATTTTCTTGCTAAAAAATCAAGAAAAAAGGCGTCTTCTTTATAATCGTAAAAATCTTTCCCTGTGGCCCCATAACTGTGATTTATTACCCTAACATTATTGGTTTCAACCATTCATTCAATTGCTTTT includes the following:
- a CDS encoding S8 family serine peptidase, which codes for MKLAKFKKIILLLVFWPSIFLIYHSFLINFDTKKYWYSSNFSNKIDIREPFAKQLSNSAKIDDFDNQFELKLLLNPNFLSTESKEISNFNLEFIKKIEKSGLKFKEVKSSKILPIVWFYFDTENDREFFVKNSIENSFISRYIVYKNEGNKKTKPLSWFHYNDQFLNGYNYYLSKYLPKSGFDKFKESMSKNIKIVNFEEQAKKDKSTYKTPQTKVGAIEVEDEFNYNFKSYFNDNNIHINDLGSTNKWIKPITTKYDENEPYHSTLVSLILGSKLGIDTKSTSYLSIFTTNSQWQKAIEWMVETNNVRVINHSYGATGKDFYDYKEDAFFLDFLARKYGVINVFAAGNGAREYSDEKYEDHPWIDKKSLSLNSIVVGALDDNSEPWKIAKNKIADYSNYKTGQEYYELAKPLVVAPGRIYNPVTNFKDRFVRGTSFAAPIVTGLISTFLREKPNLDNDDNRLIALKAILSASAISPDYSDLTIKRSGYFEKYGSGTPDFKNMLKASENTYFISDQKKSDQETIFTSKPFWVNSNDKIKASLSWMFNAGLLKNKVAAPNESSYVSWWWFLTPFTPVGLPVAGAAAILDAKSKMNQHKNDFDKWSETHINSERLKLETTKKNQNGNFVSDYDLYLQKLDSNNNWVDVSWSTSSKSNDELINFKAKKSGYYRLYVKKFKSVIFDNSVEDKLALSYLVNNEK